Proteins from a single region of Aureibacter tunicatorum:
- a CDS encoding T9SS type A sorting domain-containing protein translates to MKRLIFSVALSLSAMYSKAQSFDHQWTKSYDQSGISMFSIPAVDEQGNVYKAGNFSNTIDLDDTENILEVTSKGDQDIFIEKRNDNGDFVWATSIGGSGNDNVESIAIDDQGNIYVTGKFTGTVDFDASDEVFELTSQDGGGSFVMKMDAQGGLVWVKAFGYNESNYQMNLLVNDNQEIYYGGSFSDKIDFSFDETPNILGAEDDCAHFFLMKINSQGEQVWIEAFGSAGCDNFGNMTFDNEGNVLFSGSVMGEIVGDNETSSNFILYKFDSQGEVVWQQEKLGTGDDTYFASTVDEEGNIYSTGWFYGTVDFNSSDEVNNLTMKGFYDVFVMKQTSEGEFVWANSIVAEQPTSINVDLEGNVIVTGLFSEDTDLDPSEEGEFIIEAQGEWDIYFQKLDNDGNFLEGYHIGNEGDDGAISFIDAKGDLYTYGYYSGAVDFDFSEEGEHTLIANDGGSWFLQKISTACEPTYSTDVQESEGPFTWIDGNIYTEDNNTATYIKKVEGQCDEIITLNLTVTKALGIDEDLMSKGVVLFPNPVENILTINNSSNSQMSIQLMSPLGNPINTISGSANTQIDMSNLISGVYLLKIEIDHQAYYKKVIKK, encoded by the coding sequence ATGAAGAGATTAATTTTTAGCGTTGCCTTAAGCTTAAGCGCAATGTATTCTAAAGCTCAAAGTTTTGATCACCAATGGACCAAATCTTATGACCAATCAGGCATATCGATGTTTTCAATACCTGCGGTGGACGAGCAAGGAAATGTATACAAGGCAGGGAATTTTTCAAATACGATTGACCTTGATGACACTGAAAATATACTTGAAGTGACTTCCAAAGGCGATCAAGACATTTTTATAGAAAAAAGAAATGATAATGGAGATTTCGTTTGGGCGACATCCATAGGAGGTAGTGGTAATGATAATGTTGAGTCAATAGCTATAGATGATCAAGGAAATATTTATGTGACTGGAAAATTTACAGGAACAGTAGATTTTGATGCTTCAGATGAGGTTTTTGAATTGACAAGTCAAGATGGCGGAGGAAGCTTTGTTATGAAGATGGATGCCCAAGGAGGACTTGTATGGGTAAAGGCTTTTGGGTACAATGAAAGTAATTATCAAATGAATTTGCTTGTTAATGATAATCAAGAGATATATTATGGAGGAAGTTTTTCAGACAAAATTGATTTTTCTTTTGATGAGACTCCAAATATTTTAGGAGCAGAAGATGATTGTGCTCATTTCTTTTTGATGAAGATTAATTCTCAAGGAGAACAGGTCTGGATTGAAGCCTTTGGTAGTGCTGGTTGTGATAATTTTGGTAATATGACATTCGATAATGAGGGGAATGTGTTATTCTCTGGGTCAGTGATGGGAGAAATAGTTGGAGATAATGAAACGTCATCGAATTTTATTTTATACAAATTTGATTCTCAAGGAGAGGTAGTTTGGCAACAGGAAAAATTAGGGACTGGAGATGATACATATTTTGCAAGTACTGTAGACGAAGAAGGAAATATTTATTCTACGGGATGGTTTTATGGTACTGTGGATTTTAATTCTTCGGATGAAGTTAATAATCTTACGATGAAAGGTTTTTATGATGTTTTTGTAATGAAACAGACTTCAGAAGGGGAGTTTGTATGGGCTAATTCGATAGTTGCTGAACAGCCAACATCAATCAATGTGGATCTTGAAGGCAATGTTATAGTGACAGGGCTTTTTAGCGAAGACACGGATTTAGATCCTTCAGAGGAAGGCGAATTTATCATAGAAGCTCAGGGTGAATGGGATATTTATTTTCAGAAACTGGATAATGATGGCAATTTCTTAGAGGGTTATCATATTGGAAATGAAGGGGATGATGGGGCAATATCATTTATAGATGCAAAAGGAGACCTGTACACTTACGGTTATTATTCAGGTGCTGTTGATTTTGATTTTTCAGAAGAAGGCGAACATACTTTGATTGCTAATGATGGAGGTAGCTGGTTTTTGCAGAAAATAAGCACCGCTTGCGAGCCCACTTACTCAACGGATGTGCAAGAATCAGAAGGACCATTTACATGGATTGATGGCAATATTTACACAGAAGATAATAATACGGCTACTTATATAAAGAAAGTGGAAGGTCAGTGTGATGAGATTATTACCTTGAATCTTACAGTGACAAAAGCTCTTGGCATAGATGAAGATTTGATGTCTAAAGGAGTTGTTCTTTTTCCAAATCCGGTTGAAAATATCCTTACGATTAATAATTCTAGCAACTCTCAAATGTCTATTCAGTTGATGAGTCCATTAGGAAATCCAATTAATACGATTAGCGGCTCAGCAAATACACAAATTGATATGAGCAATTTGATTTCAGGAGTTTATTTATTGAAAATAGAAATAGATCATCAAGCGTATTATAAGAAAGTGATTAAGAAATAA
- a CDS encoding inositol polyphosphate kinase family protein yields MREFLSDKRKKSKDQSVSSSNTVSQRASMDLNDNRPEYAQGLQMKKFADRFASPPVTLQAKSQNAEAPIQMAGTKPNTFSEDRKYVIKLSSDREEFVYKHKSGLALDAVLPGNHEVMDHTVNREGLVDTVTVYEGNAPKVIKLKNPIPQPTKTKRLLVLDVVGHHESGAGRTRGVPFNRGKKKQRKDKIFMDVKLGHYTKSGAQFKLEGASVPLRVLKFFEHNIKDLKRKSRSRGFDIDAGNLSEFEEAKSHGGRRKLIAEAIDVILAKLKNIIAHMSQANVTFVGSSLLLVLNVKNPQDSDVRLIDPDHPVLMEGVGEEVLKEKPEDVLAENNFGSLKRPRTWDKHQDKWSRSFLSGFMNFYEWLSQESLKLKGDDPFVFY; encoded by the coding sequence ATGAGAGAGTTTCTTTCCGATAAGAGAAAAAAGTCCAAGGATCAGTCAGTTTCAAGTTCAAATACTGTGAGCCAAAGGGCTTCGATGGATTTGAATGATAATAGGCCTGAATATGCCCAAGGCCTGCAAATGAAGAAATTCGCAGATCGATTTGCATCTCCTCCCGTAACGCTTCAAGCAAAGTCTCAAAATGCTGAGGCTCCTATCCAAATGGCGGGAACTAAACCCAATACTTTTTCAGAAGATAGAAAGTATGTGATCAAGCTATCTTCCGATAGGGAAGAGTTCGTCTATAAGCATAAAAGTGGTTTGGCTTTGGATGCTGTATTGCCCGGGAATCACGAAGTAATGGATCATACTGTCAATAGAGAAGGCTTGGTGGATACAGTGACCGTTTACGAAGGCAATGCTCCTAAAGTCATTAAATTGAAGAATCCTATTCCCCAGCCGACAAAGACAAAAAGATTGTTGGTGCTTGATGTCGTGGGACATCATGAGTCTGGTGCAGGAAGAACAAGGGGAGTACCTTTTAATAGAGGAAAGAAAAAACAGCGCAAGGATAAGATTTTTATGGATGTCAAGTTGGGACATTATACCAAAAGCGGAGCCCAATTCAAACTAGAAGGCGCAAGTGTTCCTCTTCGGGTTTTGAAGTTTTTCGAGCATAACATAAAGGATCTAAAACGAAAAAGCAGATCGAGAGGCTTTGACATAGACGCGGGCAACTTATCCGAATTTGAAGAAGCAAAATCACATGGAGGTCGCAGAAAGTTGATAGCTGAAGCTATTGACGTAATTCTGGCCAAATTGAAAAATATAATAGCGCACATGTCTCAAGCAAATGTGACTTTTGTTGGAAGTAGCTTGCTTTTGGTGCTTAATGTGAAAAATCCTCAAGATTCAGATGTTAGGTTGATTGACCCTGACCACCCCGTATTGATGGAGGGAGTGGGAGAAGAAGTGTTGAAAGAAAAACCCGAAGATGTATTGGCTGAAAATAATTTTGGAAGCTTGAAAAGACCACGCACTTGGGATAAACATCAAGATAAATGGTCTCGCTCATTCTTGAGCGGTTTCATGAATTTTTACGAATGGCTAAGCCAAGAAAGTTTAAAATTGAAGGGAGATGATCCTTTTGTATTTTATTGA
- a CDS encoding LytTR family DNA-binding domain-containing protein, producing the protein MNEVTVIIVEDEIPAQRRLAHMISSIRPKWKVLGMFESVVETNEWLAENKHPDLMFLDIRLSDGFSFEILKPENKVDSFVIFTTAYDEYALQAFKVNSIDYLLKPFGKEELESACTKFGNLFAQHKKQVLDVDLEQLGQLILQEKKTFRKRFLIHQKEDFYTLESKDIAYFYLGKAGVTLAVDRSAKTHIIDMSLDRLAEQFDPMEFFRLNRRCLAHIESIKKLTPQFSGKMAVYVTPEYAEPFLVSKDKVSLLKKWLNR; encoded by the coding sequence ATGAATGAGGTTACAGTGATAATTGTGGAGGATGAAATTCCAGCTCAAAGAAGGCTGGCGCATATGATATCGTCTATCCGGCCAAAATGGAAAGTTCTTGGAATGTTTGAAAGTGTTGTCGAGACCAATGAATGGCTGGCTGAAAATAAACATCCTGATTTGATGTTTTTGGATATTAGATTGTCAGATGGTTTTTCGTTTGAAATTCTCAAGCCTGAAAATAAGGTTGACAGCTTTGTGATTTTCACGACAGCTTACGATGAGTATGCTTTGCAAGCGTTCAAGGTGAATAGTATCGACTATCTGCTTAAACCGTTTGGAAAGGAAGAGTTGGAGTCAGCCTGTACGAAATTTGGAAACCTTTTTGCTCAGCATAAAAAGCAAGTATTGGATGTTGACTTGGAACAATTAGGACAATTGATATTGCAGGAAAAGAAAACTTTTCGCAAGAGGTTTTTGATTCATCAAAAGGAGGATTTTTATACCTTGGAAAGCAAGGATATCGCTTATTTTTATTTGGGAAAAGCGGGAGTTACTTTGGCGGTGGACCGATCTGCAAAAACGCATATAATTGACATGAGTTTGGATCGCCTCGCGGAGCAATTTGACCCTATGGAATTTTTCAGATTGAATAGACGATGTTTGGCGCATATCGAGAGCATTAAAAAATTGACTCCTCAGTTTAGTGGAAAAATGGCTGTTTATGTAACTCCGGAATACGCGGAGCCTTTTTTAGTCAGCAAGGATAAGGTGAGCCTTTTGAAGAAGTGGCTTAATAGATAA
- a CDS encoding sensor histidine kinase: protein MSKALLKSLYKKYFSHVLVFVISLILSIALLEFIKSVSNVDPKTFTLASKSKSIVFISMVFALSYYFFQYVDNKFEGFYPWFLSPNRRLFYQGIVFFSFSALFLYGVFVINHFLNDRPGPFVIRDYEVSSFFVSYFFFLVILLYIIAVKSITKLNTYYTEMEDLKQKKANAEYKALQDQLNPHFLFNSLNVLISEIEYDPENAQKFTHKLSDVYRYVLQSQHLEYSTIKAELDFVKAYVFLHQVRLGDVINLEISVPEDLKEARVLPLTLQLLCENAIKHNVINKKHPLEIKVFIEGGYLYLRNNKNARTHEVSMKVGLNNLQKRLELLKAPSLEVEETDLAYQVGVPIFKA, encoded by the coding sequence ATGTCCAAAGCCTTGCTGAAGTCTTTATATAAAAAATATTTTAGCCATGTTTTAGTGTTTGTTATCTCGTTGATTCTCAGCATTGCTTTGCTAGAGTTTATAAAGAGTGTTAGCAACGTGGACCCTAAAACTTTCACATTAGCTAGCAAGTCGAAAAGCATAGTGTTTATTTCTATGGTATTTGCCTTGTCCTATTATTTTTTTCAATATGTTGACAATAAGTTTGAAGGGTTTTACCCTTGGTTCTTGTCTCCAAATAGGCGTTTGTTTTATCAAGGAATAGTTTTTTTTAGCTTTAGCGCTTTATTTCTGTACGGAGTTTTTGTCATAAATCATTTTTTGAATGATCGACCGGGACCGTTTGTCATTCGCGACTATGAAGTGTCCAGTTTCTTTGTGTCGTATTTTTTCTTTTTGGTGATATTGCTATATATCATTGCTGTCAAATCTATCACGAAGCTGAATACTTACTACACCGAGATGGAGGATTTGAAGCAAAAGAAAGCCAATGCGGAATACAAGGCTTTGCAAGACCAGCTAAATCCGCACTTTTTGTTTAACAGTCTCAATGTTTTGATCTCGGAGATTGAGTATGATCCTGAAAATGCCCAGAAATTTACTCATAAGCTGTCAGATGTATATCGATACGTGCTTCAGTCGCAACATTTGGAATACAGCACAATCAAGGCGGAATTGGACTTTGTGAAAGCTTATGTTTTTCTTCATCAAGTAAGGTTGGGAGATGTGATTAATCTTGAGATAAGTGTTCCCGAAGATTTGAAAGAGGCTAGAGTATTGCCATTGACGCTTCAGTTGCTTTGCGAGAATGCTATTAAACATAATGTTATTAACAAAAAGCATCCGTTGGAAATAAAGGTGTTTATAGAAGGCGGGTATTTGTATTTGAGAAACAACAAGAATGCCCGCACGCATGAGGTTTCAATGAAAGTAGGTTTGAATAATCTTCAAAAGCGTTTGGAATTGCTTAAGGCGCCATCGTTGGAAGTGGAAGAAACGGATTTAGCTTATCAAGTTGGTGTTCCGATATTTAAAGCTTGA
- a CDS encoding TolC family protein translates to MNLNKKISLLLLLSCCIAFQSFGQTADSLVSKYRRQALDYNQEVRSAQYSSEAASEIKASSKADFKPKVSANGFYQWRDNPYQLTVPSLTGMESRTVKGNDQQYGASVQVVQPLYTGGAIKQKYEMLKEDEIISEFNVDRVKNNILLETDQVYWMAVGQQEIAGIFDEYYQAIDQLVKVVEQRVEVGTVSRNDLLMVEVKQNEIEYLRQEAQTNSRISEMALNQQVGVPLEEKPMLDNAIPQIIWTDIAEDWTHIALNQRAEISMADHEVLKSEKGEKLAMAKYNMQVMAQLEGSYGLPGYDLTNQSPDENVVAGVSVKVPIFEWGKRKHDRKAAKLDTEVQKQKLSQVSDKIALEVQSNYFALQQANERVALSYGSLDKAEENLKMMNDRYKEGVASILEVLDAHMYWQQAKINYTEAKLNAKNSESAFKRSTGSLLKEMD, encoded by the coding sequence ATGAATTTAAATAAAAAAATAAGTTTGCTTTTATTATTGTCGTGTTGCATTGCTTTTCAAAGCTTTGGTCAAACGGCGGATTCATTGGTAAGCAAATATAGAAGGCAGGCATTGGACTATAATCAGGAGGTGAGATCCGCTCAGTATAGTTCCGAAGCAGCGAGTGAAATCAAAGCGTCATCAAAGGCGGATTTTAAGCCTAAGGTATCGGCAAATGGATTTTACCAGTGGAGAGACAATCCTTATCAGTTGACGGTGCCAAGTTTGACTGGCATGGAGTCTAGAACTGTAAAAGGCAACGATCAACAGTATGGAGCTAGCGTGCAAGTCGTGCAGCCTCTTTATACTGGAGGAGCGATTAAGCAAAAGTATGAAATGCTCAAGGAAGATGAGATCATTTCCGAATTCAATGTTGACCGCGTTAAAAACAATATTTTGTTGGAGACTGATCAAGTATACTGGATGGCGGTGGGACAGCAGGAGATCGCTGGCATATTTGATGAATATTATCAAGCGATTGATCAATTGGTAAAAGTTGTTGAGCAACGCGTTGAAGTGGGAACTGTGAGTCGAAACGATCTATTGATGGTTGAAGTGAAGCAAAATGAAATCGAGTACTTGCGTCAAGAAGCGCAGACGAATTCCCGAATTTCAGAAATGGCATTGAATCAACAAGTGGGCGTGCCGTTGGAAGAAAAGCCAATGTTGGATAATGCTATTCCTCAGATTATTTGGACGGATATTGCTGAGGATTGGACGCATATTGCTTTGAATCAAAGAGCTGAAATTTCCATGGCGGATCACGAGGTGCTCAAGTCTGAAAAAGGAGAAAAGCTGGCTATGGCAAAATACAATATGCAAGTGATGGCTCAACTGGAAGGAAGCTATGGATTGCCGGGTTATGACCTAACGAATCAATCGCCGGACGAGAATGTTGTGGCTGGAGTTTCTGTCAAGGTTCCGATTTTTGAATGGGGCAAACGAAAACATGATCGCAAGGCAGCCAAGCTTGATACAGAAGTGCAAAAGCAGAAGTTGAGCCAAGTCAGCGATAAGATAGCTTTGGAAGTTCAGTCAAATTATTTCGCATTGCAACAGGCTAACGAGAGAGTGGCTTTGTCGTATGGTTCCTTGGACAAGGCGGAAGAGAATTTGAAAATGATGAACGACAGATATAAAGAAGGCGTTGCGTCAATATTGGAAGTATTGGATGCACATATGTATTGGCAACAGGCAAAAATCAATTATACCGAAGCGAAATTGAATGCCAAGAATAGCGAATCTGCTTTCAAAAGATCGACAGGTTCTTTGTTAAAGGAAATGGACTAG
- a CDS encoding efflux RND transporter permease subunit, translating to MKITEFTLKNRALSHFIFMIILFGGVFAYLKMGKLEDAPFTIKQALVMTQYPGASPQEVEEQVSDILEEAIQSLDELDYVISENRAGLSKITVYVKKEIRAEAMPQLWDELRRKVNDAQGKLPPGAHSIVNDDFGDVLGVFYGVSGEGFTPRELDDYSKKIKNEVLKLPGVAKVERYGVQVPTVDVILSPGKMGEAGISMSELVAVLNSQNKVFDAGTINTPTNRVRIAPTGNFSSFNDIKNFMIPAPNGENIRLGDIAKIEEGYMKPFTNKLKINGNDAIGLAVSTVEGGNVVVMAEAVKARLESLKAELPLGIEIDNVYDQGMESAKANDGFIINLIMSVATVVAILLFFIGFRTGILISSGLVYAILATLLVMFGEGIALQRSSLAAIIIAMGMLVDNAIVVADAILINLQRGMSRKDAVFKAVKVSAMPLLGATFIAILTFLPIYLSPHVTGEYFSSLFIVIAVSLFLSWIFAITQTPLYCDEYMKKPKSTGDGTDPFAGGMYLKFRKVLTEFIRRKWLVAAGLVVLLATALAGFNYIPKVFMPDLEKTVFTVNIWAVEGTKIEKMEEMLDEMNEYVESFDEVVQTTLTVGQTPPRYYLANVSFGPMPNFGHMIVETHSFEEVKKIKEELTEGLRERFPETVIKTSLFASMPPYEADIEARFNGPDDQVLDSLVNEALEIMKSNPKAQMFRNEWKNQVMVWQPELDQQRARLANINVGNISNSLRAYADGTPIGVFRDEEKQVPIVMKTESALENGFSTYENAPIWGMGTTTIPLNQLTSGQEFSWEFPMIKRYNRERSMAAQCDVMPEYTKSEVLEELKPLIEGIELPEGYTMFWDSEYKSQKEAMEALTAYLPLAMILLVTILIALFANYKQPVIILLILPLSLIGVSFGLLGTGKEFGFNSIIGWLGLLGMIIKNVIVLLDEANIQKADGKSHFEAIVNATVSRTRPVLMAALTTICGMLPLLPDSVFGSMAATIIFGLSFATLLTLLAVPALYAIFYNVSVANTPQSTIQELEEH from the coding sequence ATGAAAATCACGGAATTTACCTTAAAGAATAGAGCCCTTTCCCATTTCATTTTCATGATCATTCTCTTTGGAGGAGTGTTCGCTTATTTGAAAATGGGTAAGTTGGAAGATGCTCCGTTTACGATCAAGCAGGCTTTGGTGATGACCCAATATCCAGGTGCGTCGCCTCAAGAAGTGGAAGAACAAGTAAGCGATATACTGGAAGAAGCCATTCAGTCTTTGGATGAACTGGATTATGTCATTTCTGAAAATCGAGCTGGATTATCCAAAATCACAGTTTACGTCAAGAAAGAAATCAGGGCAGAAGCGATGCCTCAGCTTTGGGATGAACTTAGGAGAAAGGTTAATGACGCGCAAGGCAAACTGCCGCCGGGAGCTCATTCCATTGTCAATGATGATTTTGGAGATGTGCTTGGTGTCTTTTATGGCGTTTCGGGAGAGGGATTTACTCCTAGAGAACTGGATGATTATTCTAAAAAGATAAAAAATGAAGTTTTAAAGCTTCCCGGAGTCGCAAAGGTGGAGCGTTATGGCGTGCAAGTTCCGACAGTGGATGTCATACTTTCACCCGGCAAGATGGGCGAAGCTGGCATTAGCATGAGCGAACTGGTAGCTGTTCTTAATTCTCAAAATAAGGTATTTGACGCGGGAACGATCAATACTCCTACGAACAGGGTAAGGATAGCGCCTACTGGAAATTTTTCCTCATTCAATGATATCAAGAATTTCATGATTCCAGCCCCCAATGGCGAAAATATTCGTTTGGGAGATATAGCGAAAATTGAAGAAGGCTACATGAAGCCTTTTACCAATAAGCTAAAAATCAATGGCAATGATGCTATTGGCTTGGCTGTTTCGACAGTGGAAGGCGGCAATGTAGTAGTGATGGCTGAAGCTGTTAAAGCGCGTTTGGAATCTTTGAAGGCTGAACTTCCATTGGGTATTGAGATTGACAATGTTTATGACCAAGGAATGGAATCGGCCAAGGCAAATGATGGTTTTATCATCAATTTGATCATGTCGGTGGCGACCGTTGTGGCGATATTGCTGTTTTTTATCGGTTTTAGAACGGGAATATTAATTAGCAGCGGACTGGTTTACGCGATTTTAGCAACGCTTTTGGTAATGTTCGGAGAAGGTATCGCCTTGCAACGTTCTTCATTAGCGGCGATCATAATTGCGATGGGTATGCTAGTGGATAATGCTATAGTTGTGGCAGATGCTATTTTGATTAATCTTCAACGTGGCATGTCTCGCAAAGACGCTGTTTTCAAAGCGGTGAAAGTGTCTGCCATGCCTTTGTTGGGAGCGACTTTCATAGCAATTTTGACATTCTTGCCGATATACTTGTCTCCTCATGTGACAGGTGAATACTTCTCATCTTTATTCATAGTTATAGCAGTTTCATTATTCTTGAGTTGGATTTTCGCCATTACTCAGACGCCTCTGTATTGCGATGAATATATGAAAAAGCCTAAATCCACTGGCGATGGAACGGATCCTTTTGCGGGAGGGATGTATCTAAAATTCAGAAAGGTGCTCACAGAGTTTATCAGAAGAAAGTGGTTGGTTGCAGCAGGCTTGGTCGTTTTATTGGCGACTGCTTTGGCTGGTTTCAATTACATCCCAAAAGTCTTTATGCCTGATTTGGAAAAGACTGTTTTTACTGTGAATATATGGGCGGTTGAAGGCACGAAAATCGAAAAAATGGAAGAAATGCTCGATGAAATGAACGAGTATGTGGAGTCATTTGATGAGGTGGTTCAGACAACTTTGACTGTTGGCCAGACCCCTCCAAGATATTATTTAGCGAATGTAAGTTTCGGGCCTATGCCCAATTTCGGACATATGATAGTCGAAACGCATAGTTTTGAAGAGGTTAAGAAGATCAAGGAAGAGCTTACAGAAGGATTAAGAGAAAGGTTCCCCGAGACGGTCATTAAGACGTCTTTATTTGCTTCCATGCCTCCATACGAGGCTGATATTGAAGCTCGATTCAATGGACCGGATGATCAAGTGCTTGATTCTTTGGTGAATGAGGCGCTTGAGATTATGAAGAGCAATCCAAAAGCTCAGATGTTTCGAAATGAATGGAAAAATCAAGTAATGGTTTGGCAACCTGAGTTGGATCAACAGCGTGCCCGCTTGGCAAATATTAATGTCGGAAATATTTCCAATTCATTGAGAGCTTATGCGGATGGAACGCCAATAGGCGTGTTTAGAGACGAGGAAAAACAAGTTCCGATAGTAATGAAAACCGAGTCCGCATTGGAAAATGGTTTTTCAACGTATGAAAATGCTCCTATTTGGGGCATGGGAACCACGACTATTCCTTTGAATCAGCTTACAAGCGGACAAGAGTTTTCATGGGAATTTCCAATGATAAAGCGATATAACAGAGAGCGAAGCATGGCGGCTCAATGCGATGTGATGCCGGAGTATACCAAGTCGGAAGTATTGGAAGAGTTGAAGCCTTTAATCGAAGGAATAGAGCTTCCAGAGGGTTATACTATGTTTTGGGATTCGGAGTACAAGTCTCAAAAAGAAGCTATGGAAGCATTGACCGCTTATTTGCCACTAGCAATGATACTCTTGGTCACAATACTTATCGCTTTGTTCGCGAACTATAAACAGCCGGTAATCATATTGTTGATTCTGCCCTTGTCTTTGATTGGTGTTTCATTCGGACTTCTGGGGACAGGCAAAGAGTTTGGCTTCAATTCAATCATTGGTTGGCTGGGATTGCTAGGAATGATCATTAAGAATGTCATTGTATTGCTGGACGAAGCGAATATACAAAAGGCTGATGGTAAATCGCATTTTGAAGCAATTGTCAATGCCACCGTTTCCCGTACCCGACCTGTTTTGATGGCAGCTTTGACTACTATTTGCGGTATGCTTCCGCTATTGCCTGACAGTGTGTTTGGCTCCATGGCGGCTACGATCATATTCGGCTTGTCGTTCGCAACCTTGCTGACATTGTTGGCAGTGCCGGCTCTCTATGCCATATTTTATAATGTGAGTGTGGCAAATACTCCTCAATCTACTATTCAAGAATTGGAAGAACATTAA
- a CDS encoding efflux RND transporter periplasmic adaptor subunit: MRLIFSLAIIMVVLTSCSEEKSSKENAVPTVKTFEVAYNDESSNKSFSAVTKPKQVSGLSFRIGGVLSPVNLKSGQYFKKGQLLAEVDARDYKIELERAEAVYIRAKAEYDRYRELVSIDNVSKSTFDKVEEEYKRAKENRKKAKNALGDTKLLAPYDGYVQEVFVDGYDEVRAKQQILTFIDLSELEITARVSAEFALKPENITGLAVKFDDIPNQTVPVTLKNISKSTDKTNLSYLLTGVIDNSLYEKPLLGGLSGVLTLESQTAQSNLSVPVTALMNDPSKGTFVWKLEAGIAKRRSVKAGKLMGDNHVEILEGLSPKDKVISAGGQKIQQNQQVQEL, from the coding sequence ATGAGATTAATATTTTCATTAGCAATTATAATGGTTGTTCTGACGAGTTGCTCCGAGGAGAAGTCTTCAAAAGAAAATGCAGTTCCAACTGTGAAAACATTTGAGGTAGCTTATAATGATGAGTCGTCAAATAAAAGTTTCTCGGCCGTAACCAAGCCAAAACAAGTTAGCGGCCTTTCTTTTAGAATTGGAGGAGTGTTGTCTCCTGTGAATCTGAAAAGCGGGCAGTATTTCAAAAAAGGCCAATTGTTGGCTGAAGTTGATGCCAGAGATTATAAAATAGAGCTTGAAAGAGCGGAAGCCGTCTACATACGGGCAAAGGCTGAATACGATAGATACAGAGAATTGGTCTCTATTGATAATGTGTCCAAAAGCACGTTTGACAAAGTGGAGGAAGAATACAAGCGAGCAAAGGAAAATCGTAAAAAGGCTAAGAACGCTTTAGGTGATACAAAACTGCTGGCTCCATATGATGGGTACGTGCAGGAAGTGTTTGTGGATGGTTATGACGAAGTAAGAGCCAAGCAGCAAATTTTGACATTTATTGATCTTAGCGAGTTGGAGATAACAGCTAGAGTGTCTGCCGAGTTCGCTTTGAAACCTGAAAATATCACTGGTTTGGCGGTGAAGTTCGACGATATCCCAAATCAAACAGTTCCTGTTACATTAAAGAATATCTCCAAGAGCACAGACAAGACAAATCTATCTTACTTGTTGACAGGTGTGATTGACAATAGTTTGTATGAAAAGCCATTGTTGGGAGGTTTGTCAGGAGTGTTGACATTGGAAAGCCAAACTGCGCAATCTAATTTGAGCGTGCCGGTAACTGCTTTAATGAATGACCCATCTAAAGGAACTTTTGTGTGGAAGCTGGAAGCTGGAATAGCTAAAAGAAGATCCGTGAAAGCGGGAAAGCTAATGGGAGATAATCATGTGGAGATTCTTGAAGGCCTGTCTCCGAAAGACAAAGTGATTAGCGCCGGAGGACAGAAAATTCAACAAAATCAGCAGGTTCAAGAACTATAA